In Nyctibius grandis isolate bNycGra1 chromosome 8, bNycGra1.pri, whole genome shotgun sequence, a single window of DNA contains:
- the SST gene encoding somatostatin gives MLSCRLQCALALLSIALALGTVSAAPSDPRLRQFLQKSLAAAAGKQELAKYFLAELLSEPSQTENEALESEDLSRGAEQDEVRLELERSANSNPALAPRERKAGCKNFFWKTFTSC, from the exons ATGCTGTCGTGCCGCCTCCAGTGCGCCCTGGCCCTGCTCTCCATCGCCCTGGCCCTCGGCACCGTCTCGGCCGCCCCCTCGGACCCGCGGCTCCGGCAGTTCCTGCAGAAGTCACTGGCTGCCGCCGCCGGGAAGCAG GAACTGGCCAAGTACTTTTTGGCAGAACTGCTCTCAGAGCCAAGccagacagaaaatgaagccCTGGAGTCTGAGGACTTGTCCCGAGGGGCTGAGCAGGATGAAGTGAGACTGGAGCTGGAGCGCTCGGCTAACTCAAACCCCGCTCTGGCACCCCGGGAACGCAAAGCGGGCTGCAAGAACTTCTTCTGGAAAACTTTCACATCCTGTTAG
- the BCL6 gene encoding B-cell lymphoma 6 protein, whose translation MASPADSCIQFTRHASDVLLNLNRLRSRDILTDVVIIVNREQFRAHKTVLMACSGLFYSIFTDQLKCNLNVINLDPEINPEGFCILLDFMYTSRLNLRENNIMAVMATALYLQMEHVVDTCRRFVKSSEAEMVSAVKTPREEFLAGRMLSHPEVMAYRSRDVSENGMPLQNGSLCNGRAFAPGLINSLSGSPISYHGYSPLPINSFLVDDELREMRMPLSELSRAGAFPKERILPCDSSRTIPTEYMRTITDISANMCHATIYAPKEGAAEEARSDMHYSVASGPKPVVPSIRNNPYFSCDKVAKEEERTSSEDEISQHFEPTNTPLDRKGLISPQSPQKSDCQPNSPTESSSSKNARISQSSSSLFTKSPTDPKACNWKKYKFIVLNSLNQSTKQDSADQNEMGTLSPHTYMPMSTCQQSMEPEHLNVQSPTKMSVNGEDSTIPQASRLNNIVNRSRDGSPRSSEGQSPLYMHSSKCSSCGCQSPQHAEMCLHTPGSNFGEEMGETQSEYSDSSCENGAFFCNECDCRFSEEASLKRHCLQVHSDKPYKCDRCQASFRYKGNLASHKTVHTGEKPYRCNICGAQFNRPANLKTHTRIHSGEKPYKCETCGARFVQVAHLRAHVLIHTGEKPYPCEICGTRFRHLQTLKSHLRIHTGEKPYHCEKCNLHFRHKSQLRLHLRQKHGAITNTKVQYRISASEVPPELPKAC comes from the exons ATGGCCTCGCCAGCAGACAGCTGCATCCAGTTCACCCGCCACGCGAGTGATGTGCTCCTCAATCTCAACCGCCTTAGAAGCCGGGATATCCTGACTGACGTCGTCATCATCGTGAACCGGGAGCAGTTCAGAGCCCACAAAACGGTCCTGATGGCCTGCAG TGGCCTCTTCTACAGCATCTTCACTGACCAGCTCAAGTGCAACTTGAATGTCATCAACCTGGACCCCGAAATTAACCCTGAGGGGTTTTGCATCCTCTTGGACTTCATGTATACATCCCGCCTGAACTTGAGGGAGAATAATATTATGGCTGTGATGGCCACAGCGCTGTACCTGCAGATGGAGCATGTGGTTGATACCTGCCGAAGGTTTGTCAAATCTAG TGAAGCGGAGATGGTGTCTGCTGTGAAGACCCCAAGGGAAGAGTTTTTGGCTGGACGGATGCTGAGCCACCCAGAGGTGATGGCTTATCGGAGCAGAGATGTCTCAGAGAACGGCATGCCTCTCCAAAATGGGTCCCTCTGCAATGGGAGGGCCTTTGCACCTGGCTTGATCAATAGTTTGTCTGGATCCCCCATTTCCTACCATGGATACAGCCCTCTCCCTATAAATAGCTTCCTTGTGGATGATGAGTTGCGGGAGATGAGGATGCCTCTCTCTGAACTCTCGAGGGCAGGTGCCTTCCCCAAGGAGAGGATCCTGCCATGCGACAGCTCCAGGACAATCCCCACCGAGTACATGAGAACCATTACCGACATCTCGGCCAACATGTGCCACGCTACCATCTATGCTCCAAAAGAAGGTGCTGCTGAAGAAGCCAGGAGTGACATGCACTACAGCGTAGCCTCTGGTCCCAAACCTGTCGTCCCTTCAATCCGGAACAATCCCTATTTCTCTTGTGACAAAGTGGCCAAAGAGGAAGAGCGGACCTCTTCAGAGGACGAGATCAGCCAGCACTTTGAGCCGACCAACACCCCCCTGGACCGCAAGGGACTCatcagcccccagagcccccagaAGTCCGACTGCCAGCCCAACTCACCAACCGagtccagcagcagcaagaatgCCCGTATCAGTCAGAGCTCCAGCTCCCTCTTCACCAAGAGCCCTACAGATCCTAAAGCCTGCAACTGGAAGAAGTACAAGTTCATTGTCCTCAACTCTCTCAATCAGAGCACCAAGCAAGACAGTGCTGACCAGAATGAGATGGGAACCCTGTCTCCTCACACCTACATGCCCATGTCCACTTGCCAGCAGTCCATGGAGCCAGAGCATCTCAACGTGCAATCCCCCACCAAGATGAGCGTGAATGGAGAAGACTCTACTATCCCACAAGCGAGCAGACTCAACAATATCGTTAACAG GTCCCGGGACGGGTCCCCTCGGAGCAGCGAAGGGCAGTCCCCGCTGTACATGCATTCGTCGAAGTGCAGCTCCTGTGGCTGCCAGTCCCCACAACATGCTGAGATGTGCCTTCATACCCCTGGCTCAAACTTTGGAGAGGAGATGGGGGAAACCCAGTCTGAATACTCTGACTCCAGCTGCG AGAATGGAGCCTTCTTCTGCAATGAGTGCGACTGCCGGTTCTCCGAGGAGGCCTCTCTCAAGAGACACTGTCTGCAAGTCCACAGTGACAAGCCCTACAAGTGTGACCGCTGCCAGGCCTCCTTCCGCTACAAGGGGAACCTTGCCAGCCACAAAACCGTCCACACAG GAGAAAAGCCGTACCGCTGCAACATCTGCGGAGCACAGTTCAACCGGCCAGCCAACCTGAAAACCCACACACGCATCCACTCTGGAGAGAAACCCTACAAGTGCGAGACCTGCGGGGCCAGATTTGTCCAG GTGGCCCACCTCCGTGCTCACGTGCTCATTCACACCGGGGAGAAGCCGTACCCCTGTGAGATCTGCGGCACACGCTTCCGGCACCTGCAGACCCTCAAAAGTCACCTTCGAATCCACACAGGAGAGAAACCATATCAT TGTGAGAAGTGCAACCTGCATTTCCGCCACAAAAGCCAGCTGCGGCTTCACCTCCGGCAGAAGCACGGGGCCATCACCAACACCAAGGTGCAGTACCGTATCTCGGCGAGCGAGGTGCCTCCAGAGCTCCCCAAGGCCTGCTGA